One stretch of Musicola paradisiaca NCPPB 2511 DNA includes these proteins:
- the panB gene encoding 3-methyl-2-oxobutanoate hydroxymethyltransferase, producing the protein MKATTISHLRQWKLDNKKFATLTAYDAGFARLFFEQGIQVMLVGDSLGMTVQGHDSTLPVTIDDMVYHTRCVRRGAPHCLLLSDLPFMSCATPEQACLHAGELMRAGANMVKVEGGSWLAPTVSMLTERAVPVCGHLGLTPQSVNIFGGYKVQGRDETAANQLMADALALEKAGAQLMVLECVPASLAQRVTAALDIPVIGIGAGNATDGQILVMHDALGITGAQTPKFARNFLAETHDIRSAIRLYIQEVEQGSFPSEQYAFR; encoded by the coding sequence ATGAAAGCAACGACCATTTCCCACCTGCGCCAGTGGAAACTGGATAACAAGAAATTCGCCACTCTCACCGCTTATGACGCTGGTTTCGCCCGCCTGTTCTTTGAGCAGGGCATTCAGGTCATGCTGGTGGGAGATTCGCTCGGCATGACCGTGCAGGGGCACGATTCCACGCTCCCGGTCACGATCGACGATATGGTTTACCACACCCGCTGCGTTCGACGCGGCGCCCCCCATTGCCTGTTGCTCTCCGATTTACCGTTCATGAGTTGCGCTACGCCGGAACAAGCCTGTCTGCACGCTGGAGAACTGATGCGCGCCGGGGCCAATATGGTGAAAGTGGAAGGCGGCAGTTGGCTGGCGCCGACCGTCAGTATGCTGACCGAACGTGCGGTGCCGGTTTGCGGACACCTGGGATTGACGCCGCAATCAGTCAACATCTTCGGCGGTTACAAAGTACAGGGGCGGGATGAAACGGCCGCCAATCAATTAATGGCCGACGCACTGGCGCTGGAAAAAGCAGGCGCGCAACTGATGGTGCTGGAATGTGTGCCCGCGTCGCTGGCGCAACGTGTGACCGCAGCGTTGGATATTCCGGTTATCGGTATCGGCGCCGGCAATGCCACCGACGGCCAGATACTGGTCATGCACGATGCGCTCGGCATCACCGGCGCCCAGACCCCGAAATTCGCCCGCAATTTTCTGGCGGAAACACACGACATTCGCTCGGCCATCCGCCTCTATATCCAGGAAGTCGAGCAGGGATCCTTCCCTAGCGAGCAATACGCTTTCCGCTAA
- the panC gene encoding pantoate--beta-alanine ligase: protein MLIIETPILLRREIRRWRQDGKRIALVPTMGNLHEGHIKLVNEARARADVVVVSIFVNPMQFERADDLARYPRTLQEDCEKLTRNNVDLVFAPSPDVIYPNGLQQQTFVEVPGLSQMLEGASRPGHFRGVATVVSKLFNLVQPDVACFGEKDYQQLTLIRQLVADMGYDISIVGVPTVRDQDGLALSSRNGYLTAEERQRAPHLPRIMGDIVEQLANGDRQIDDLLAQAAHALRDAGFTPDELFIRDADTLQPLNTESTRAVVLMAAWLGKARLIDNQQVDLTT, encoded by the coding sequence GTGCTGATTATTGAAACCCCGATCCTGCTGCGCCGCGAGATCCGCCGGTGGCGTCAGGACGGTAAGCGGATTGCACTGGTTCCCACCATGGGCAATCTGCATGAAGGTCATATCAAACTGGTGAACGAAGCCCGCGCCCGGGCTGATGTTGTCGTTGTCAGTATTTTCGTCAACCCCATGCAATTTGAGCGGGCCGACGATCTCGCCCGCTACCCCCGAACCTTACAGGAAGACTGCGAAAAGCTGACCCGCAATAATGTGGATCTGGTTTTCGCGCCGTCGCCGGACGTGATTTACCCCAACGGCTTGCAGCAACAAACATTTGTGGAAGTGCCGGGCCTGTCCCAGATGCTGGAAGGCGCAAGCCGTCCCGGCCATTTCCGCGGCGTCGCTACCGTCGTCAGCAAGCTGTTCAATCTGGTGCAGCCGGACGTGGCTTGCTTTGGTGAAAAGGACTACCAGCAACTGACGCTGATCCGCCAACTGGTGGCCGATATGGGCTACGACATCAGTATCGTCGGCGTACCGACGGTGCGAGACCAGGACGGGCTGGCGCTCAGTTCCCGCAATGGCTACCTCACCGCAGAGGAGCGCCAACGCGCACCACATCTCCCCCGCATCATGGGCGATATCGTGGAACAGTTGGCCAACGGCGACCGGCAGATTGACGACCTGTTGGCTCAGGCAGCACACGCGCTGCGTGATGCGGGATTCACACCGGATGAACTGTTTATTCGCGACGCCGATACTCTTCAGCCGCTGAACACAGAAAGCACCCGGGCAGTGGTACTGATGGCGGCCTGGCTGGGTAAAGCACGCTTGATTGATAACCAGCAAGTGGATCTAACCACCTGA
- the panD gene encoding aspartate 1-decarboxylase — MIRTMLQGKLHRVRVTQADLHYEGSCAIDQDFMDAAGILEYEAIDIYNVDNGHRFSTYAIAAERGSRIISVNGAAARCACVGDKLIICSYVQMPDEQARGHHPKVAYFGENNQLERTAKAIPVQIA, encoded by the coding sequence ATGATACGAACCATGCTGCAAGGCAAGTTGCACCGGGTAAGAGTCACCCAGGCGGATTTGCATTATGAAGGCTCCTGCGCCATTGATCAGGATTTCATGGATGCCGCCGGCATTCTCGAATATGAAGCCATCGATATTTACAACGTGGACAACGGCCACCGTTTCTCCACATATGCCATCGCCGCTGAACGCGGTTCACGCATTATTTCGGTTAACGGTGCGGCGGCACGCTGCGCGTGCGTTGGCGACAAGCTGATCATCTGTTCCTACGTGCAAATGCCGGATGAACAAGCCCGCGGTCATCATCCCAAGGTGGCGTATTTCGGTGAGAACAACCAGCTGGAGCGCACCGCCAAGGCCATCCCGGTGCAGATCGCCTGA
- a CDS encoding ABC transporter permease, translating into MMRLFWVALQSIWIKEVTRFARIWVQTLVPPVITMSLYFIIFGNLIGNRIGDMNGFTYMQFIVPGLIMMSVITNSYANVASSFFSAKFQRNIEELLVAPVPTHIIIIGYVGGGMARGICVGILVTMVSLFFVPLQVHAWWMVIVTLLLTALLFSLAGLLNAIFAKTFDDISLIPTFVLTPLTYLGGVFYSLALLSPFWQLVSKLNPIVYMISGFRFGFLGIHDVPLSLTLLVLAAFILAFYGLAWWLIERGRGLRS; encoded by the coding sequence ATGATGCGATTATTCTGGGTAGCATTACAGAGTATCTGGATCAAGGAAGTCACCCGGTTCGCGCGTATCTGGGTTCAAACGCTGGTGCCGCCGGTGATTACCATGTCGCTCTATTTCATCATTTTCGGCAACCTGATCGGCAATCGTATCGGCGACATGAACGGGTTTACCTACATGCAGTTTATCGTGCCCGGCCTTATCATGATGTCGGTGATTACCAATTCCTACGCCAATGTGGCGTCGTCATTTTTCAGTGCCAAGTTCCAGCGCAATATCGAGGAGTTGCTGGTCGCGCCGGTGCCGACCCATATCATTATCATCGGTTATGTCGGCGGCGGTATGGCGCGCGGCATCTGCGTCGGGATCCTGGTAACTATGGTGTCGCTGTTTTTTGTTCCTTTGCAGGTGCATGCCTGGTGGATGGTGATAGTGACCTTGTTGCTGACGGCGCTGCTGTTTTCGCTGGCTGGGCTGCTGAACGCCATCTTTGCCAAGACCTTTGACGATATCAGCCTGATTCCGACGTTTGTTCTGACGCCGCTGACCTATCTCGGCGGTGTGTTCTATTCCCTGGCATTGCTATCGCCATTCTGGCAATTAGTGTCGAAATTGAACCCCATCGTGTACATGATCAGCGGATTTCGCTTCGGCTTTCTGGGGATCCACGATGTACCGCTGTCCCTGACATTGCTGGTGCTGGCGGCGTTTATTCTGGCGTTTTACGGTCTGGCCTGGTGGTTGATAGAGCGAGGACGCGGTTTGCGTAGCTGA
- a CDS encoding ABC transporter ATP-binding protein has protein sequence MTYALELGNVTKIYAGGVQALRGIDLHVEAGDFYALLGPNGAGKSTTIGIISSLVNKSAGRVQVFGYDIDKDIVNAKRQLGLVPQEFNFNPFETVLQIVVNQAGYYGVPRHEALQRAETYLSQLDLWGKRHDRARMLSGGMKRRLMIARALMHSPRLLILDEPTAGVDIELRRSMWGFLKELNSQGTTIILTTHYLEEAEMLCRNIGIIQNGLLVENTSMKQLLGKLQSETFIFDLASKSALPHLEGYRFRLTDTSTLEVDVMREQGLNGIFSQLSAQGIQVLSMRNKANRLEELFVALVNNGGKA, from the coding sequence ATGACATACGCACTGGAACTGGGGAATGTCACCAAGATTTATGCAGGTGGCGTTCAGGCGTTGCGGGGGATCGATCTGCACGTCGAAGCCGGGGATTTTTATGCGTTGCTGGGGCCGAACGGCGCGGGTAAATCGACGACCATCGGCATCATCAGCTCTCTGGTCAATAAAAGCGCCGGCCGGGTACAGGTATTTGGTTACGACATTGATAAAGATATCGTCAACGCCAAACGACAGTTGGGGTTGGTACCGCAGGAGTTCAACTTCAATCCGTTCGAAACGGTGTTGCAGATCGTGGTCAACCAGGCGGGTTATTACGGCGTTCCCCGGCATGAGGCGTTGCAACGGGCGGAGACCTATCTATCGCAGCTCGATCTGTGGGGAAAACGTCATGATCGGGCGCGCATGCTATCCGGCGGGATGAAGCGGCGTTTGATGATTGCCCGTGCATTGATGCACAGCCCGCGCTTGTTGATCCTTGATGAGCCGACCGCCGGCGTAGATATCGAATTGCGGCGCTCCATGTGGGGATTTCTCAAAGAGCTGAACAGCCAGGGTACGACGATCATCCTGACTACGCACTATCTGGAGGAAGCGGAGATGCTGTGTCGCAACATCGGCATTATCCAGAACGGCCTGCTGGTGGAAAACACCTCCATGAAACAACTACTGGGCAAGTTGCAGTCGGAAACGTTCATCTTTGATCTGGCGTCCAAAAGCGCTTTGCCGCATCTGGAGGGGTATCGTTTCCGTCTGACGGATACCTCGACGCTGGAGGTCGATGTCATGCGGGAGCAGGGCTTGAACGGTATTTTCAGCCAATTGAGCGCACAGGGAATTCAGGTTCTCAGCATGCGTAATAAGGCTAATCGCCTGGAGGAACTGTTCGTGGCGCTGGTGAACAACGGAGGTAAGGCATGA
- the can gene encoding carbonate dehydratase, with protein sequence MKTIETLIANNQQWSETIVKEDPGYFERLALAQRPRFLWIGCSDSRVPAESLTSLEPGELFVHRNVANLVIHTDLNCLSVVQYAVEVLEVEHIIICGHHGCGGVQAAVENPELGLINNWLLHIRDLWYKHSSLLGELPPEERFNKLCEINVVEQVYNLGHSTIMQSAWKRGQKVAIHGWVYGIQDGRLRDLEVTATSREMLEQGYRRAISAL encoded by the coding sequence ATGAAAACGATAGAAACACTCATCGCCAACAACCAGCAATGGTCCGAAACAATAGTGAAAGAAGATCCTGGTTATTTTGAACGGCTGGCTCTGGCCCAACGTCCGCGATTCCTGTGGATCGGGTGTTCGGACAGCCGCGTCCCCGCAGAAAGCCTCACCAGTCTTGAGCCCGGAGAATTGTTCGTCCACCGCAATGTCGCCAACCTGGTCATTCATACTGATTTGAATTGTCTGTCGGTGGTGCAGTATGCCGTGGAAGTTCTGGAAGTGGAACATATCATCATCTGCGGTCATCATGGTTGCGGAGGTGTTCAGGCGGCGGTGGAAAACCCCGAACTGGGGCTGATCAATAACTGGCTGCTGCATATCCGTGACTTGTGGTACAAGCACAGTTCCCTGCTGGGGGAGCTTCCGCCGGAAGAGCGCTTTAACAAACTCTGTGAAATCAACGTAGTGGAACAGGTGTACAACCTGGGGCACTCTACCATCATGCAGTCCGCTTGGAAGCGTGGGCAGAAAGTCGCCATTCATGGTTGGGTTTACGGCATCCAGGATGGTCGTCTGCGGGATCTGGAAGTCACCGCCACCAGCCGGGAAATGCTGGAGCAAGGCTACCGTCGGGCCATATCCGCCCTCTGA
- the hpt gene encoding hypoxanthine phosphoribosyltransferase: MKHTVEVMISEQEIKARVAELGRQISEHYQNSGSDMVLVGLLRGSFIFMSDLCRAITVSHEVDFMTASSYGSGMSTTRDVKILKDLDEDIRGKDVLIVEDIIDSGNTLSKVREILQLRAPKSLAICTLLDKPSRREVAVTVEWVGFSIPDEFVVGYGIDYAQHYRHLPYVGKVVPQ, encoded by the coding sequence ATGAAACATACGGTGGAAGTCATGATTTCCGAACAGGAGATCAAGGCTCGGGTCGCTGAACTGGGTCGCCAAATCAGCGAGCATTATCAAAACAGCGGTAGCGATATGGTGCTGGTGGGGCTTTTGCGCGGTTCGTTTATTTTTATGTCTGATCTTTGCCGCGCGATTACTGTCTCTCATGAAGTGGATTTCATGACGGCTTCCAGTTATGGCAGCGGTATGAGCACCACCCGCGATGTAAAGATCCTCAAGGATTTGGATGAGGATATCCGGGGCAAAGACGTGTTGATCGTCGAAGATATCATCGACTCCGGCAACACCCTCAGCAAGGTGCGTGAAATCCTGCAATTGCGCGCGCCTAAATCATTGGCTATCTGTACGCTGCTGGATAAACCATCGCGTCGTGAAGTGGCCGTGACCGTGGAGTGGGTCGGTTTCTCCATTCCGGACGAATTTGTCGTGGGTTACGGTATCGACTATGCCCAGCATTACCGCCATTTGCCCTATGTCGGCAAAGTCGTGCCGCAGTAA